The following proteins come from a genomic window of Populus nigra chromosome 6, ddPopNigr1.1, whole genome shotgun sequence:
- the LOC133697180 gene encoding uncharacterized protein LOC133697180 gives MDPPPLSAAATTTTLPTPNSYPDSIDSSPRSRNTDSNYFDDPLPPLSSKLRLMCSYGGHIVPRPHDKSLCYVGGDTRIVVVDRHSNLSSLSSRLSNTLLNGLPFIFKYQLPSEDLDSLISVTTDEDLENMIDEYDRTNSNNGPKPSRLRLFLFPLKPELSQSIGPILENSAKSEDWFLNALNGAAAAGLLNRGFSDSASVNCLLGLDYNDSSDGLNNGNNSNNNSNVDLVAGGGGSRDGEGSNKGVVKQDVHSVPDSPMLETTSSFGSTSSSPSLANLPPIRVHVEDGGGVRDQKVAVGIEDQFAQMTVGGGGGGGAGAGVGQRQDDGFVVLSSPPPPMPVAIASPGVPVGGQVVVGEYQNRVFSDDERSDHGVPVGYRKPPQPQTQVQTSIPQNQQRSGSGGGAIDVPSPDSVSSDSSLSNAINRQKPMIYQDQIVQIPSGANRVAAHPVDSKINTISDPNTRVQIQQQVQDSGYVLQHQFDQQQQQQQQQPQQQQFMHAGAHYIQYHPTGAVPMSAYYPVYPPQQQHHHHPQIDQQYPVYYVQARQPQAYNLPVQQPGISEPTTTIPSSRPQTPPNPNMLPTPTTFNPMRNAHIAKTELAAYRTATPGTTQLVQVPSNQHQQQYVGYSQVHHPSQSVAPTSAGTANYGYEFGDHAHGQIYYAQPMAPAMPQYQTMTAATAVALPESSVQFASDNIKQQIRSSQAM, from the exons ATGGACCCACCACCTCTCTCCGCCGCCGCAACCACCACCACCCTCCCCACCCCCAATTCATATCCAGACTCCATTGACTCCTCCCCTCGCTCCCGCAACACCGATTCCAACTACTTCGACGACCCACTgccccctctctcttcaaaactCCGCCTTATGTGCTCTTATGGCGGCCACATAGTCCCTCGCCCACACGACAAGTCGTTGTGCTACGTAGGAGGCGACACCCGCATCGTCGTCGTCGACCGTCACTCAAATCTCTCCTCACTCTCCTCTCGCCTCTCCAACACTCTCCTTAACGGCCTACCCTTCATTTTTAAGTACCAACTCCCAAGCGAAGACTTGGATTCTCTGATTTCCGTAACGACAGATGAAGATTTAGAAAACATGATCGATGAGTATGACCGGACGAATAGCAACAACGGTCCAAAACCGTCGCGTTTGCGCCTCTTTCTGTTCCCTTTGAAGCCGGAGTTGTCGCAGTCTATTGGGCCAATTCTTGAAAACAGTGCGAAATCGGAAGATTGGTTCTTGAATGCTTTGAACGGAGCTGCTGCCGCGGGGTTGTTGAACCGAGGTTTTTCAGATTCTGCTTCGGTTAATTGTTTGTTGGGTCTTGATTATAATGATAGCAGTGATGGTTTAAATAATGGAAACAACAGTAATAATAACAGTAATGTTGATTTAgttgctggtggtggtggtagtaGAGATGGGGAGGGGTCGAACAAGGGCGTTGTAAAGCAAGATGTTCATTCAGTTCCTGATTCTCCTATGCTGGAAACTACGTCGTCTTTTGGGTCTACTTCTTCTTCGCCTTCGCTTGCGAATTTGCCTCCGATAAGGGTTCATGTGGAGGATGGTGGCGGGGTTAGAGATCAGAAAGTGGCGGTGGGAATTGAGGATCAATTTGCTCAAATGACTGTcggtggtggaggtggaggtggtgctggtgctggtgttGGGCAGAGGCAGGATGATGGGTTTGTGGTTCTGTCATCGCCGCCGCCGCCGATGCCTGTTGCGATTGCGTCGCCGGGTGTACCTGTTGGGGGTCAAGTGGTTGTTGGTGAGTATCAGAATCGGGTTTTCTCTGATGATGAGAGATCCGACCATGGGGTTCCTGTTGGTTATAGAAAGCCACCGCAACCTCAGACTCAGGTGCAGACTTCGATTCCTCAGAACCAACAGAGGTCTGGCAGTGGTGGTGGTGCTATTGATGTGCCTTCCCCAGATTCAGTTTCAAG TGATAGTAGTCTAAGCAATGCTATAAATCGACAAAAGCCCATGATTTATCAGGACCAAATTGTGCAAATCCCATCTGGAGCCAACAGGGTTGCTGCTCATCCTGTTGATTCGAAGATCAATACTATCTCTGATCCGAACACTCGAGTTCAGATTCAACAACAGGTTCAGGATTCTGGGTATGTATTGCAGCACCAATTCgatcaacagcaacagcaacagcaacagcaaccaCAACAACAGCAATTTATGCATGCTGGTGCTCATTATATTCAATATCATCCCACAGGGGCAGTGCCAATGTCGGCATATTATCCTGTATACCCTCCCCAGCAGCAACACCATCACCATCCTCAGATTGATCAGCAATACCCTGTGTACTATGTGCAGGCAAGGCAACCCCAAGCTTACAATTTACCTGTCCAACAACCTGGTATCAGTGAACCAACAACTACCATCCCTTCTAGCCGCCCTCAAACACCTCCCAATCCAAACATGTTGCCCACTCCCACAACTTTCAATCCCATGAGAAATGCTCACATTGCAAAAACTGAATTGGCTGCTTATAGAACAGCAACTCCAGGCACGACACAGTTAGTTCAGGTCCCTTCCAACCAGCATCAACAGCAATATGTTGGTTACTCTCAAGTTCATCACCCTTCCCAGTCTGTTGCCCCTACTTCTGCTGGCACTGCTAATTATGGTTATGAGTTTGGTGACCATGCACATGGTCAGATATACTATGCCCAGCCTATGGCACCCGCAATGCCTCAGTACCAAACTATGACAGCAGCTACTGCTGTAGCATTGCCAGAATCTTCCGTACAGTTTGCCAGTGACAACATCAAGCAGCAGATCAGAAGTTCACAGGCAATGTAA